The DNA window GATGATCGAGATCTTTTCGGCGATGTTCTTGATGGAGTGGACCGCCTCCATGACGGTTTCGCCGCCCTTTTGGGCATCCTGGGCCGCCTGGTGGGCCATGCGTTCGGTTTGGCTGGCGTTTTCGGTATTCCGGCTTATCTGGCCGATCATCTCCTCCATGGAGGCGGAGACCTCCTCCACGGACGCGGCCTGGCGATTGGCGCCGTCGGCCAGGGCCGTAGCCGAGCCGGTCACTTCGACGCTGCCCGAGGCCACTTGGTCCGCTCCATCCTTGGCCTGACCCACGATCTGCCGCAGGCGCTCGACCATGGTCCCCAGGGAGGCGGTCAGCCTGCCGGGCTCGTCGTTGTATTCGGAAGAGATGTTCCGGGTCAGGTCGCCTGCGGCCACATGGTCGGCCAGCTCCAGGGCCTCGTGCAGAGGCAGGACGATGGAGCGGACGATGAGCAGGCAGAAGGGCAGGATGAGCAGGGCGAACACGGCAAAAATGGTCCCGCCGATGCCCCAGACATAGTCGGAGACGATGTCCCCGATCTTAGCGGTGATGCTCTGCTTTTCCTCATTCACGTTGTCGAGGTAGACGCCGGTGCCGATCCACATGTCCGTACCGGGGATGAGCGTGGCATAGGAAAGCTTGGGCTGGTCGCCTTTGCCGGGCTTGGGCCAGATGTAGGTTACGAACCCGCCGCCGTTGTGGGCGACCTTGTTCAGCTCGACCACCAGTTGGAGCCCGTTGGGATCCTTGAGGCCGCTCAAGTCCTTGCCTTGCTTGTCGTGGGCCGTGGGCAGACAGACGTTGACCGTCTGGTTGTAAACGAAGAAGTAGCCGGATTGGTCGCTTTCAAAACGGATCTTGTCCACCAGTTTGCGGATCAATTGGATCCGGGCCTCGGTGTCGGCCACATCCGCGAGGGCCGTGCCCAGGGTTTCGGCCATGGCGAGGGTGGCGACCTCAAGCTTGCGTTTTTCTCCTTCGAGCATGGAGGTGGTGGCGAAATCAACACCCACTTTCTCGATTTTGGATACGCCGTCGAAGAAGGCCAGGGAAAATCCCACCGTGAATAGTACTATACAGCAAATCAGCAGTAATATTCTGGTTTTGATAGTTATCTTTCTCAGCATCTTTTTTTTCTCCTTGACAAAGTTGCCGGGGTAGCGATTAGCACATTCTTCCCTTTTTGCACTATGAAATAAAAAATAATAACGAGTCGAGAGGCACGCGTCCGGCGGCGGGGGTCGTCTTCCGGGAGTTCCCTGTCGGCCGCTTTCCTGGTAGGAGCCTCTTTGTGAAACACTTCAGCACCTATTCCGAACTTTGCGATTATATGGACCGGCTCGGTCTGTTCCATATGGATCTGACTCTGGGACGTATGGAAGCCTTCTGGGCGGCGCGCGGTCTGCCCGATATCCCCATGATCCACGTGGTCGGCACCAATGGCAAAGGGTCCACCTGTGCCTTTCTGACCTCCCTGGCCCGGGCCCATGGACAGAAGGTCGGCACCTTCACCTCGCCGCACTTCGTTTCCCCTCGGGAGCGCATCCAGGTCAATCGGCGCATGCTTTCCGAACAGACTTGGGTGGATCTGGCCAACGAGGCCATGTCTGTGCCCGGCGCCGAGGACCTGACCTACTTCGAATTCCAGACCTGTCTGGCCATGCTCGCCTTCGAACAGGCCGGGGTGAATTTGGCCGTCATGGAGGCCGGGTTGGGCGGCCGTTTCGACGCGACCGTCGCGTTCAAGCCGAGCCTGACCCTGTTCGCGCCCATCGGCATGGATCACGAGAAGATCCTCGGGCCGACTCTCTCGGACATCGCCAGGGACAAGGCCGGGGCCATCCTTGAGGGCGGAGTGGCTCTGACCGGCCCTCAGGAACCCGAGGCCATGATCCGCTTGCAAGAGCGGGCCGAGGCGGTCCACGCAAGGCTGGTCTACACCGTGGATGTGGCCGGACCCGTGGGCGCCGTGCGCCTCGGTCTCAAGGGTATCCATCAGACGGCCAACGCCCGCCTGGCATTGGCCGGATGGCGCTGGTTCGCGGCGGGTCGGTCTTTACGTACGGATCATATTACGGAACGGTTCGGCCTGGAGAGCGCCTTTTTGCCGGGCCGGTTCCAGCGCGTGGAGCATGACGGTCGGGAGCTCATCCTGGACGGAGCGCACAATGCCCACGCCCTGACCGCCCTGAATGCGGCCCTCAAGTCCGAGGGCATCCGGCCTGGGAAGGTGGTTTTCGCCTGCCTGCGCGACAAGAATTTGACCGACATGCTGCCGCTCATCCGAAGCCTGACCGATGGCCCCATTCTGGTCCCGGCCATGCACGGCGAGCGGGCCGCGGACAACCAGACCATCGCCCGGGCCATCGGGGAGCGGGCTTCGGCGTCGGAATCGTTGCAGGCGGCACTGTCCACGGGGCCCGATGCCCAGGGACCGACACTGGTATGCGGGTCCTTGTATTTGCTTGCCGAGTTCTATATCCTGAATCCTCGTTTTCTCACCGCCTAACACTGGAAGACGCATGAGCAATCTTTTCAGGTACCTGCCGTCCGTGGACGAGGTCCTTTCCGGTTTGATCAAGGCCGAGGGCATTGAGGATTTACCCCGTCCGCTGGTCAAGGATCTCGTCAACGAGTTCCTGGACATCTGCCGCGAGGAGATCCGTGCGGGTGCGTTCTCCGAGGCCGGGCAACTTTCGGCAAAGGCCCTGTCGCCCCGGTTGACCGCCTACGTCCGGTCCAAGGCGCGGCCCCACTTTCGCCGGGTGCTCAACGCCACGGGCGTGGTCATTCACACCAATCTGGGCCGCTCTCTATTGGCCAAGCCCGCCATCGAGGCCGTAACCGAGGCCTGCGCCCATTATTCCAACTGCGAGTTCGACCTGGCCACGGGCAAGCGCGGCAGCCGCTACTCCCACGTGGAGCGGATTCTCTGCGACATCACCGGGGCCGAGGCCGCACTGGTGGTCAACAACAATGCGGCCGCCGTGTTCATCATGCTCGAAACCCTGGCCAAGGGGCATGAGGTCATCGTCTCGCGCGGCCAGTTGGTGGAGATCGGCGGTTCCTTCCGCATCCCGGACGTCATGGCCAAGTCCGGCGCGCGCCTGAGGGAGGTAGGGGCCACCAACCGGACCCATGTCCATGACTACGAGAACGCCATTGGCGACGAGACCGCCGCGCTCATGCGCGTGCACACCTCCAATTTTCGCGTGGTCGGCTTTACCAAGGAGGTCGGCCTGGCCGAGATGCGTGTGCTCGGGGACCGCTACGGGCTTCCGGTCATCGAGGATCTGGGGTCCGGCACCCTCTATTCCCTGGCGGGGGAGGGCCTGCTCGGTGAGCCCACGGTGCAGCAGGTGGTGGCCCAGGGCGCTGACGTGGTCTCGTTTTCGGGCGACAAGGTCCTGGGCGGCCCCCAGGCGGGCATCATTGTCGGCCGTAAGGAATATATCGACCGTATCAAGAAAAACCCGATCAACCGAGCCGTGCGCATCGATAAGATGACCCTGGCCGCCCTGGAGGCGACCCTGCGGCTGTATCTCGACATGGACGAGGCGCGACGCAGGATTCCGACCTTGAACATGATCACCTCCTCGCCCGAGGCCCTCAAGTCCAAGGCGCGGCGGTTGGCCGAGGCTGTGCGCGAGGCCCTGGGCGACCGGGTCGAGGTCGGCATGAAAAAGGGCTTCTCCCGCGTGGGCGGCGGCTCTTTTCCCGAGTACGACCTGCCCGGCACCATGGTCACCGTGGACATCCGGGGGATCACGGCGCAGGCTTTGCGCGGCGCGTTGCTCGACACCGACCCGCCGCTGGTGGCGCGCATTGAGGACGATGAATTTTTGCTGGACCCGCGCACCCTGGGGTCCTCCGAACTCAAGTTGGCTGCCCGCGCCCTGGAACAGGCCGCGGATGCACTGACCGAATAACAAGGATACGCCATGAGCAAGCTGCAATTGGAATACGAGCCCAAGTCCGCCTGGGAGGCCTATGCCTCGGACGAGCACAGGGCGGCCATGAACGGGCTGGCCGCCGAGTACGTGAAATTCTTGAGCGAATGCAAGACCGAGCGTCTGGTCATGGACTACGTGCGGGAAAAGGTCACGGCCGCCGGTTTCGTCGAGGACTTCGGCGGGGAGCGGGTCTATCGCTTCAATCGCAACAAGACCTGCTTTCTGGCCCGCAAGGGGAGGCGGCCCCTGTCCGAGGGCTACAGGCTGGTCGGGGCCCACGCGGACTGCCCGCGTCTGGACCTCAAGCAGCGTCCGCTTTATGAGGACCTGGACATCTGCCTGGCCAAGACCCATTACTATGGCGGCATTCGCAAGTATCAGTGGCTGACCATTCCGTTGGCCCTGCACGGCACCGTGGTCAAGAAGTCCGGCGAGACCGTCACCGTGTGCATCGGCGAGGCTCCGACCGATCCTGTCTTCACTATTTCCGACCTGTTGCCGCACCTGGCCTACAAGGAAGTGACCAAGAAGGTCGAGGACGCCTTTGAGGCCGAGAAGCTCAACCTGATCCTGGGCCAGTCTCCGGTTCCGGCGCCGTCCGACGACGCGGACAAGGCCAAGGAGCCGGTCAAGCGCAAGGTCCTGGAGCTCCTGAACGAGCGCTACGGCATTGAGGAAGCCGATTTTCTTAGCGCGGAGATGCAGGCCGTGCCCGCCGGTCCGGCCCGCTTCGTCGGCCTGGACGAATCCCTCGTCGGCGGCTACGGACAGGACGACCGGTCCAGCGTGTTCTGCGCGCTTGAGGCCTTTCTGGCCGAGCCCGAGCCGGAATACTGCCAGGTAGTGCTCTTTTGGGACAAGGAGGAGATCGGCTCCGAGGGCGCCACGGGCGCCAAGTCCTATTTTTTCGAGTATTGCATGGAGGAATTGGTGGACGCCTGGGAACCGGGCGCGCGCCTGTCCCGGGTGCTGATGAACGGCTCGGCCCTGTCCGCCGATGTGTCCGCGGCCATGGACCCGGATTACAAGGATGTCTACGAGCCGCTCAACGCCGCCAGACTGGGCTATGGTCCGTGCTTCAACAAGTTCACCGGACATCGTGGCAAGGTCGGGGCCAATGATGCCCACCCGGATTTCGTCGGCTGGCTGCGGTCCATATTCGACGGCGCGGGTGTTCCCTGGCACATGTCCGAGCTGGGCAAGGTGGATGCGGGCGGCGGCGGCACCGTGGCCAAGTTCCTGGCCGTGTACGGCATGGACGTCATAGACGTGGGCGTGCCGGTCTTGTCCATGCATTCGCCTTTCGAACTGGCCGCCAAGGCCGACATCTACGCCTGCGTCCTGGCCTTCCGGGAGTTCCTGAAGCGGTAGGGCGGACGAGACGCGCGACATGGGGGCGGCGGGATCTTTCCGCCGCCCTTTTTTTCTCTCGCCGCCGGGGGAGACGGGACCGCCGCGTTTCCGCGCGGTCTTGTTACGCGGCTCTTTTTTCTCTACCATGGCCTCCTGTCGCCATGTGAATCTCAACCAGCACGTAGCGGGGAACACGTATTATGCCCGTCATCATGGGAACCGCCGGCCACATCGACCACGGCAAGACCACACTCATCAAGGCGCTCACCGGCATCGACTGCGACCGGTTGTCCGAAGAAAAGAAGCGCGGCATCACCATCGAACTGGGATTCGCCTTCCTGGATCTCGGCGAAGGGGACCGGTTGGGCATCGTGGACGTGCCCGGCCACGAGAAATTCGTCAAGAATATGGTCGCGGGCGCGGCGGGCGTGGACTTCGTGGTCCTGGTCATCGCCGCCGACGAGGGCATCATGCCCCAGACCCGCGAGCATCTGGAGATCTGCCAGCTCCTGGGCGTGACCACCGGCCTGGTGGTCCTGACCAAGATCGACATGGTTGATGCGGAGTGGTTGGAGATGGTCCGGGAGGAGGCGGCCGCCTACCTGGAACCGACCTTTCTCGGCGGCGCGCTCATCCTGCCGGTTTCCGCCCACACCGGCCAGGGGCTGGACGCTCTCAGGGATGCGCTCAGGAAATTGGTGGCCGAGTTCCGGCCCCGGCGGCGCTCAGATCTCTTCCGGCTGCCCGTGGACCGGGTCTTCACCATGAAGGGCCACGGTACCGTGGTCACCGGGACCATGATTTCCGGCTCCATCTCCGTGGGCGAGGACGTCCGTCTCTATCCCGGCGAGACCGCCACCAAGGTGCGCAGCCTGCAATCCCACGGCGAATCCGTGGAAACGGCTCAGGCGGGGCGGCGCACCGCCGTGAACCTGGCCGGGCTGGAGGTGGACGACGTCCATCGGGGCGACGTCCTGGCCCGACCCGGCAGTCTGTTCCCGTCCGATGTCTGGGATATCGAACTGACCGTGCTCGCATCCTCGCGCCTGCCGCTGAAGCACCGCAAGGAGATTCATTTCCATCACGGCGCGCGGGAAGTCCTGGCGCGCATCTATCTGCTCGACCGCGACGAGCTTGCGCCCGGCGAGACGGCCGTCTGCCAGGCCCGTTTCACCGAGCCCATGGCCGGAGTCTGGGGCGACCGCATCGTCCTGCGCTCCTTCTCGCCTCTGCGTGCCTTTGCGGGCGGGAGGGTCATCGGGCCGTCCGGTCACCGCGTGAAGCGGTTCTCCGAGGACGTGGACCTGCTGGCGCGGCTCGCCTCGGACGCGCCCGAAGACGTGGCCGAGGCCCAGTTGGCGCTGGCCGGGGCCAAGGGCTTGAGCTTCGCCGAGCTGTTGACCATGACCAACCTGGAGACGAAGGGGCTGGAAAAGACCCTGGGAGTGCTCGGCGGGCAACGGAGGGCCGTGCTTTTCGACAAGGAGACCCGGCGCTATGCGGGCGGGGAATTGGCCGAGCGGCTGTCTTCGGAGCTCCTTGAATTTCTGAAGGGTTTTCATCGACGGGAATCCATGAAGCCCGGGGTGCAGCGGGGCGAACTGGCCTCGTCCTGGGGGCGGGATTTGCCGCCCAAGTTTCTGCATTTTCTTCTCGAACGGCTGCTCAAGCAGGGCGGGATCGAGGTCGAGCAGGAGGTCATCCGGCTCAAGGGGCACAAGGTTTCTCTCGCCTCGGATCAGGCCAAGGTCCGCGAGAGAATCCTGTCCGCCTATGTCGGGGGCGGGGCCACGCCGCCTAATCTCAAGGATGTGCTCGAACCGCTCGGACTGGACGCCAAGCAGGCCGCGCCCGTGCTCAAGTTGTTGCAGGACCAGGGCGAGCTGATCCGCATCAAGGACGATATGTACTACCACACTCCGGCGTTGCACGGCATCCGTGACGGCATCATCGGCTTCTTCGCCGATCATAGGGAGATGACTGCCCCGGACTTCAAGGAACTGACCGGGCTTTCGCGCAAGTATCTCATTCCGGTCCTTGAATATTTCGACAAGGAGAAATTGACCGTGCGTGTGGGCGATGCCCGCCGTCTGCGCAAACGGTCTTGACAGGGTAGGACGCACCCTTTAGGCCAAAGCTATGCCTATTCGCGCATTAAATATCCTGTCCGTTCTGCTCTGCCTGGTCCTGGTGTCCGGGTGCGCTGCGACGGGCTCCAACGGGGCGGTCACCAATCGGGGAACGGCTCAGGCCCTGGTGGACGAATCCTCCGGTATGCTTGAACATTACCTGGAAAAGGACCGCGACGGCTTCTTGCGAGACCTGCTCCGCGACGCCAAGGCGGTCATGATTATCCCGGCCGTGGGCGACGTCAGCTTTTTCTTTTCCCTGGGGCACGGCAACGCCCTGTTGGCCGCTCGCACGGATGCCGGCTGGACCGGCCCGGTCTTCCTGTCCAAGACCTCGGTGGGCTGGGGATTGCAAGCGGGCATATCCAAGGAGTCCGGTCTGCTTTTGATCATGCACGAGGACGACGTCCGCTATATCCTCGAAAAAGGCGCGGCCCTGCGCGGCCAGGCCAGGATCGTGGCCCTGAATGCCGAGCTCGAGGCCAATCAGACGCCCGAGTTCTACGAGTCCGGGGATATTTATTTCGTGGGCGAACGGTCCGGCTTGTACGCGGGCATGGCCCTGAGTACCGGCGGATATACCAATCGCACCGCTTTGAACCAGGCCTTTTCCGGTGTGGAGGGCGGCGCTCCCGAGACCATTCTTTTCGAAAAGAGGATTCGGCCCCACGGCGCGGAACGGCTGTTGGAGCTGTTGGACGGGGCCGGTTCCGGCACCCCGAAAAACGAAAAGGACGGAACCGAAGTTCCGTCCAATCGTGTCGATCTGGGGTGAGTGATGGGACTTGAACCCACGGCCCCCTGGGCCACAACCAGGTGCTCTACCAACTGAGCTACACCCACCGCGTGAGGGGCAGGTTTTAACGAAGCTTTCTCCCCCGGTCAAGTAAAAGAATCAAAAAAGGATACAAATGGATAAACTTATCATCGAGGGCGGCGTCCCGCTCCAGGGCGGCATCCGGGTCAGCGGCGCAAAAAACGCGGCTCTGCCTATTCTCATGGCCTGTCTTTTGGCCGACGGAAAGGTCTCCCTGAGCAATGTGCCGCGTCTGGCGGATATCCGCACCTCTCTCAAGCTGCTGAACATCCTCGGCTGCGAAACCACCTTTGAAAATAACGAGGCCACCAGCCTGTGCACGGGCCTTAAGCCCGAGGCTCCCTACGACCTGGTCAAGACCATGCGCGCCTCGGTCCTTTGCCTCGGGCCGCTCCTGGCCCGGCTGGGCGAGGCCAAGGTGGCCCTGCCCGGCGGCTGCGCCATCGGCGCGCGGCCCGTGGACCTGCACCTGCGCGGCTTCGAGCGCATGGGCGCGGAGTTCGAGATTACCGAAGGCTACATCAAGGGGCGCTGTAAGGGCGGCCTGAAGGGTGCCTCCATCTCCCTGGATTTCCCCACGGTGGGCGGCACCGAGAACATCCTCATGGCCGCGTCCCTGGCCGACGGCGAGACCGTGATCGAGAATGCTGCCCGCGAGCCCGAGGTGGTCGATCTGGCCAACTTCCTCAATGCCTGCGGGGCCCGGATCACCGGCCAGGGCACCAGTGTGCTGCACGTCGAGGGCGTGTCCTCGCTGACCGGCTGCGGGTATCGCATCATGCCCGACCGCATTGAGGCCGGGACCTACATGGTCGCGGCGGCCATCACCGGCGGCGAACTGGAAATCCTGGATTGCCCGTTCCAGGATCTGGACGCGGTCAGCTACAAGCTGCGCGAAATGGGCGTCTGGCTTCAGGAGGAAGACGACTACGTCCTGGTCCGCCGGGCCAACGGGCTGCTTGAGAACGTGGATGTGACCACGTTGCCGCACCCCGGCTACCCCACGGACATGCAGGCCCAGCTCATGGCCCTGATGTGTTTCGGCCAGGGCATCGGGACCATCGAGGAGAAGATCTTCGAGAACCGCTTCATGCACGTTCTCGAATTGGTCCGCCTGGGCGCGGACATCCGCCTCAAGGGGCGGACCGCCATGGTCAAGGGCGTGGGCAGCCTCAAGGGCGCGCCGGTCATGGCCTCCGACCTTCGCGCCAGCGCCTCCCTGGTTCTCGCCGGGCTGGCCGCCGAAGGGACCACCACCATTGAGCGCATCTACCATCTCGACCGGGGTTACGAAAACATCGAGGCCAAACTCTCCGGCGTGGGCGCCCGCATCAGGCGCGTCGCGGGCTGATCAGATACCTTTGGCGAAAAAAGCCGGGCCCCCTTCAGGGAGCCCGGCCTTTTTTTGTGGTGCCTCCGGCGGCCAGAGGGGAACCTTTTGAAAAAGTTTTCCCTCTG is part of the Desulfovibrio sp. Huiquan2017 genome and encodes:
- a CDS encoding methyl-accepting chemotaxis protein translates to MLRKITIKTRILLLICCIVLFTVGFSLAFFDGVSKIEKVGVDFATTSMLEGEKRKLEVATLAMAETLGTALADVADTEARIQLIRKLVDKIRFESDQSGYFFVYNQTVNVCLPTAHDKQGKDLSGLKDPNGLQLVVELNKVAHNGGGFVTYIWPKPGKGDQPKLSYATLIPGTDMWIGTGVYLDNVNEEKQSITAKIGDIVSDYVWGIGGTIFAVFALLILPFCLLIVRSIVLPLHEALELADHVAAGDLTRNISSEYNDEPGRLTASLGTMVERLRQIVGQAKDGADQVASGSVEVTGSATALADGANRQAASVEEVSASMEEMIGQISRNTENASQTERMAHQAAQDAQKGGETVMEAVHSIKNIAEKISIIEEIARQTNLLALNAAIEAARAGEAGKGFAVVAAEVRKLAERSGIAAAEIGELSTSTLVKADEAGNMLTRMVPDIRKTADLVQEISAASSEQNAGAQEINKAIQELDSVIQQNAGASEELASAAREFTTQAAQLQQAMRYFTIDTQTARSQTRPSRTRVTRTAQAQLPPSRPQPTATEADRGISLDMNEDQDFERF
- a CDS encoding lipid-binding SYLF domain-containing protein, whose product is MPIRALNILSVLLCLVLVSGCAATGSNGAVTNRGTAQALVDESSGMLEHYLEKDRDGFLRDLLRDAKAVMIIPAVGDVSFFFSLGHGNALLAARTDAGWTGPVFLSKTSVGWGLQAGISKESGLLLIMHEDDVRYILEKGAALRGQARIVALNAELEANQTPEFYESGDIYFVGERSGLYAGMALSTGGYTNRTALNQAFSGVEGGAPETILFEKRIRPHGAERLLELLDGAGSGTPKNEKDGTEVPSNRVDLG
- a CDS encoding aminopeptidase; translated protein: MSKLQLEYEPKSAWEAYASDEHRAAMNGLAAEYVKFLSECKTERLVMDYVREKVTAAGFVEDFGGERVYRFNRNKTCFLARKGRRPLSEGYRLVGAHADCPRLDLKQRPLYEDLDICLAKTHYYGGIRKYQWLTIPLALHGTVVKKSGETVTVCIGEAPTDPVFTISDLLPHLAYKEVTKKVEDAFEAEKLNLILGQSPVPAPSDDADKAKEPVKRKVLELLNERYGIEEADFLSAEMQAVPAGPARFVGLDESLVGGYGQDDRSSVFCALEAFLAEPEPEYCQVVLFWDKEEIGSEGATGAKSYFFEYCMEELVDAWEPGARLSRVLMNGSALSADVSAAMDPDYKDVYEPLNAARLGYGPCFNKFTGHRGKVGANDAHPDFVGWLRSIFDGAGVPWHMSELGKVDAGGGGTVAKFLAVYGMDVIDVGVPVLSMHSPFELAAKADIYACVLAFREFLKR
- the selA gene encoding L-seryl-tRNA(Sec) selenium transferase; translated protein: MSNLFRYLPSVDEVLSGLIKAEGIEDLPRPLVKDLVNEFLDICREEIRAGAFSEAGQLSAKALSPRLTAYVRSKARPHFRRVLNATGVVIHTNLGRSLLAKPAIEAVTEACAHYSNCEFDLATGKRGSRYSHVERILCDITGAEAALVVNNNAAAVFIMLETLAKGHEVIVSRGQLVEIGGSFRIPDVMAKSGARLREVGATNRTHVHDYENAIGDETAALMRVHTSNFRVVGFTKEVGLAEMRVLGDRYGLPVIEDLGSGTLYSLAGEGLLGEPTVQQVVAQGADVVSFSGDKVLGGPQAGIIVGRKEYIDRIKKNPINRAVRIDKMTLAALEATLRLYLDMDEARRRIPTLNMITSSPEALKSKARRLAEAVREALGDRVEVGMKKGFSRVGGGSFPEYDLPGTMVTVDIRGITAQALRGALLDTDPPLVARIEDDEFLLDPRTLGSSELKLAARALEQAADALTE
- the selB gene encoding selenocysteine-specific translation elongation factor → MPVIMGTAGHIDHGKTTLIKALTGIDCDRLSEEKKRGITIELGFAFLDLGEGDRLGIVDVPGHEKFVKNMVAGAAGVDFVVLVIAADEGIMPQTREHLEICQLLGVTTGLVVLTKIDMVDAEWLEMVREEAAAYLEPTFLGGALILPVSAHTGQGLDALRDALRKLVAEFRPRRRSDLFRLPVDRVFTMKGHGTVVTGTMISGSISVGEDVRLYPGETATKVRSLQSHGESVETAQAGRRTAVNLAGLEVDDVHRGDVLARPGSLFPSDVWDIELTVLASSRLPLKHRKEIHFHHGAREVLARIYLLDRDELAPGETAVCQARFTEPMAGVWGDRIVLRSFSPLRAFAGGRVIGPSGHRVKRFSEDVDLLARLASDAPEDVAEAQLALAGAKGLSFAELLTMTNLETKGLEKTLGVLGGQRRAVLFDKETRRYAGGELAERLSSELLEFLKGFHRRESMKPGVQRGELASSWGRDLPPKFLHFLLERLLKQGGIEVEQEVIRLKGHKVSLASDQAKVRERILSAYVGGGATPPNLKDVLEPLGLDAKQAAPVLKLLQDQGELIRIKDDMYYHTPALHGIRDGIIGFFADHREMTAPDFKELTGLSRKYLIPVLEYFDKEKLTVRVGDARRLRKRS
- a CDS encoding bifunctional folylpolyglutamate synthase/dihydrofolate synthase — protein: MKHFSTYSELCDYMDRLGLFHMDLTLGRMEAFWAARGLPDIPMIHVVGTNGKGSTCAFLTSLARAHGQKVGTFTSPHFVSPRERIQVNRRMLSEQTWVDLANEAMSVPGAEDLTYFEFQTCLAMLAFEQAGVNLAVMEAGLGGRFDATVAFKPSLTLFAPIGMDHEKILGPTLSDIARDKAGAILEGGVALTGPQEPEAMIRLQERAEAVHARLVYTVDVAGPVGAVRLGLKGIHQTANARLALAGWRWFAAGRSLRTDHITERFGLESAFLPGRFQRVEHDGRELILDGAHNAHALTALNAALKSEGIRPGKVVFACLRDKNLTDMLPLIRSLTDGPILVPAMHGERAADNQTIARAIGERASASESLQAALSTGPDAQGPTLVCGSLYLLAEFYILNPRFLTA
- the murA gene encoding UDP-N-acetylglucosamine 1-carboxyvinyltransferase, which codes for MDKLIIEGGVPLQGGIRVSGAKNAALPILMACLLADGKVSLSNVPRLADIRTSLKLLNILGCETTFENNEATSLCTGLKPEAPYDLVKTMRASVLCLGPLLARLGEAKVALPGGCAIGARPVDLHLRGFERMGAEFEITEGYIKGRCKGGLKGASISLDFPTVGGTENILMAASLADGETVIENAAREPEVVDLANFLNACGARITGQGTSVLHVEGVSSLTGCGYRIMPDRIEAGTYMVAAAITGGELEILDCPFQDLDAVSYKLREMGVWLQEEDDYVLVRRANGLLENVDVTTLPHPGYPTDMQAQLMALMCFGQGIGTIEEKIFENRFMHVLELVRLGADIRLKGRTAMVKGVGSLKGAPVMASDLRASASLVLAGLAAEGTTTIERIYHLDRGYENIEAKLSGVGARIRRVAG